A segment of the Babesia microti strain RI chromosome II, complete genome genome:
CGAAGTTGAGGCTAGGATTGGGATATTGAAGGAAAGGGATGATAAGCGGTTCATGTTGCCAACAGATGGAGACGCGATTTTAGCCAAAAGGGCCCAAGTTTCTTTCACCCCTGGAGTATCAACTACCCAACTGAAATTACTCTCTGATATGTTGAAATCAGATAAACAATGGGCTTTTAAGGGCGTTACCCAAACTATTGATAGGTACTTTAAACTTGCCCACTATGAAGACCAAGTTAGGTGGTCAAAATCACCAAACCTAGAGACTTTAGATTGCATAACCAAATCTAAACTTGTGACGATGGATGTCACAACGGGGAAGGTTTTTTATCAggaaatatatgataatgTAGGCGATATGAACGATTACTTGTTGTTGGACTATAGAATTGCAATAAATCTGGAAACTACAGTTAAAACTAGTGAATTGCCAAATGAAAATATGGCTGTTTACCAACGCTATCGTACCAGGGAGTCGTTTTACCATAATAAAACTAAGATTACAATTGATCTCACTAAAGTAACATCAAAAGCGATCAACAAAAGCGTCTCAAATATCACAGACAACTGCGAAGTAGAAGTTGAGCttaattcaaaaaaattgttaaatttgcTAAAAGCTGATAGTGCTGAACATGTGGTGGCTAAAAGGCGTAAACTGATCCAATACTGCGCGACACTGATTAATACAGCTAGATCATTGTGTACATTGCTTAGTCTGGACACAAACGTTTGTCTCAACAAGAAGAAATTGAAGATTAAGCTTTGTGATCTAAGGGTAGGCAGACATGATAGTGAGGTGGAGAGGTACAAGAAATTTGTCAACCAGCAGGAACCACTGATTGGGGATTACCTTTATCGTGCTCTAGCTAGTCCAGACGCTGATCAAATAATACCAAATACTTCTTTTTATGATGACCCTAAACAAGAGATAGATGGGCCATTCTATGCTAAAATAGACGATGCAGGCAAAAAAATCGTTGCATCCGGGTGAGTGATGCTGAATACTGTTGtatgattgtatattaataatttttaaaaaattaattaaaaataatatcccAAAATAATACACAAGAAGGGGAGAGTTAACCCACTTTTGATTCCATCTCAATTTCTAGTTGATTAATTCTCCTGTTGCATATAGATAACTGTTTTTCGTATCCCGATGTGATTTCTTCAATCCTGT
Coding sequences within it:
- a CDS encoding mRNA capping enzyme beta chain (overlaps_old_locusTagID:BBM_II00675), yielding MEVKETVTGESTVTADGIVLALVEQLELLTLSQPLSEILSGKTIDRNIEVEARIGILKERDDKRFMLPTDGDAILAKRAQVSFTPGVSTTQLKLLSDMLKSDKQWAFKGVTQTIDRYFKLAHYEDQVRWSKSPNLETLDCITKSKLVTMDVTTGKVFYQEIYDNVGDMNDYLLLDYRIAINLETTVKTSELPNENMAVYQRYRTRESFYHNKTKITIDLTKVTSKAINKSVSNITDNCEVEVELNSKKLLNLLKADSAEHVVAKRRKLIQYCATLINTARSLCTLLSLDTNVCLNKKKLKIKLCDLRVGRHDSEVERYKKFVNQQEPLIGDYLYRALASPDADQIIPNTSFYDDPKQEIDGPFYAKIDDAGKKIVASG